In Aegilops tauschii subsp. strangulata cultivar AL8/78 chromosome 3, Aet v6.0, whole genome shotgun sequence, one genomic interval encodes:
- the LOC109739543 gene encoding probable ion channel POLLUX produces MAESDGGEADPGAGRPAGGDDPAPRTQRPQLAKSRTIAGSAAAAAAASAEIRRGGRDGGILARRSTAAAAPLPQVPRRLTVAVDDPSHAAPNAGVLDRDWCYPSFLGPHASRPRPPRQQQTPPPAAPARRNPSSNPATTRRVAASQRDEEKSLASVVKQSALLGERRPLSPPPPPLPRARRFDLSPYCLLLLLVVTVTSSSLAFWQWMKVLGLQKKVRSCGGGADAVDSEETAETSWVLGDPGSGFVSSESWKLAPMLALAIPLFLFKYADQLRRKKENSSRARSTEEEVPLEKRIAYKVDVFFSGHPYAKLLALLIATVVLIASGGIALFSVSGSGFLEALWLSWTFVADSGNHADQVGFGPRIVSVSISAGGMLVFATMLGLVSDAISEKVDSWRKGKSEVIEVNHILILGWSDKLGSLLKQLAIANKSIGGGVVVVLAERDKEEMEMDIGKLGFDFMGTSVICRSGSPLILADLKKVSVSKARAIIVLASDENADQSDARALRVVLSLTGVKEGLRGHIVVEMSDLDNEPLVKLVGGELIETVVAHDVIGRLMIQCALQPGLAQIWEDILGFENAEFYIKRWPELDGMRFGDVLISFPDAVPCGVKLASRFGSILMNPDDDYVLREGDEILVIAEDDDTYAPAPLPEVHKGFLPNVPTPPKYPEKILFCGWRRDIHDMIMVLEAFLAPGSELWMFNEVPEKARETKLTDGGMDILGLTNIKLVHKEGNAVIRRHLESLPLETFDSILILADESVEDSIVQSDSRSLATLLLIRDVQSKRLPSKESKSPLHHNGFSHSSWIRKMQHASDKSIIISEILDSRTRNLVSVSKISDYVLSNELVSMALAMVAEDKQINRVLEELFAEEGNEMCIRSAEFYLYEQEELSFLDIMVRARERDEIVIGYRLANTDEAIINPEHKSEIKKWSLDDVFVVIAKGD; encoded by the exons ATGGCGGAGAGCGACGGCGGCGAGGCAGACCCCGGCGCGGGCCGCCCGGCCGGCGGCGACGACCCGGCCCCGCGCACGCAACGGCCGCAGCTCGCCAAATCGCGCaccatcgccggctccgccgcggccgcggccgccgCTTCCGCCGAGATAAGGCGGGGCGGGAGGGACGGCGGCATCCTCGCCCGCCGctccacggcggcggcggcgcccctCCCGCAGGTGCCCAGGCGGCTCACCGTCGCCGTGGACGACCCCTCCCACGCGGCGCCCAACGCCGGCGTGCTCGACCGCGACTGGTGCTACCCGTCCTTCCTCGGCCCGCACGCCTcgcgcccgcgcccgccgcgCCAGCAGCagacgccgccgcccgccgcccccgcccgccGGAACCCTAGCAGCAACCCCGCCACCACGCGGAGGGTGGCGGCCTCGCAGCGGGACGAGGAGAAGTCCCTGGCCTCCGTGGTCAAGCAGTCCGCGCTGCTCGGGGAGAGGAGGCCGCTCTCGCCTCCGCCCCCGCCGCTGCCGCGCGCTCGCCGATTCGATCTCTCCCCGTACTGCCTCCTACTa TTGCTGGTCGTAACCGTCACAAGCTCTTCCCTGGCATTCTGGCAGTGGATGAAAGTGCTGGGACTCCAG AAAAAGGTCAGATCATGCGGTGGTGGTGCTGATGCTGTGGACAGTGAGGAAACTGCTGAGACATCCTGGGTTCTCGGGGACCCTGGTTCCGGCTTTGTTAGCTCCGAGAGCTGGAAATTAGCTCCGATGCTTGCTCTGGCAATACCGTTATTCCTTTTTAAATACGCCGACCAGCTGCGGCGAAAGAAAGAAaattccagcagggcgagaagcaCCGAGGAAGAAGTGCCTCTCGAGAAGCGGATTGCTTACAAGGTTGATGTGTTCTTCTCAGGGCATCCGTATGCTAAGCTGCTTGCCCTCCTGATCGCCACTGTAGTTCTCATCGCCTCGGGCGGCATTGCGCTGTTTTCTGTTAGTGGCAGTGGGTTCCTGGAGGCTCTTTGGCTTTCTTGGACTTTTGTGGCAGATTCAGGAAACCATGCTGACCAGGTTGGCTTCGGTCCAAGGATTGTGTCCGTGTCGATTAGCGCTGGTGGCATGCTGGTGTTTGCCACGATGCTCGGGCTTGTGTCAGATGCCATATCGGAGAAGGTGGATTCTTGGCGTAAGGGGAAAAGTGAGGTGATAGAGGTCAACCATATACTAATCCTCGGATGGAGCGACAAGCTG GGCTCTCTTCTGAAGCAGCTAGCTATAGCGAATAAAAGCATTGGTGGTGGTGTAGTTGTTGTCCTGGCAGAAAGAGACAAGGAAGAGATGGAGATGGACATAGGAAAGCTAGGATTTGACTTCATGGGAACATCTGTAATATGTAGAAGCGGCAGTCCTCTGATCCTAGCAGATCTGAAGAAG GTTTCTGTTTCCAAAGCACGTGCTATTATTGTTTTAGCATCTGATGAAAATGCAGATCAA AGTGATGCACGAGCTTTGCGCGTCGTACTGAGCCTGACTGGAGTAAAAGAGGGCTTAAGGGGGCATATTGTTGTAGAGATGAGTGACCTTGACAATGAACCTTTAGTGAAATTGGTTGGAGGTGAACTAATTGAAACAGTTGTTGCCCATGATGTCATTGGACGTTTGATGATACAATGTGCACTCCAACCTGGCTTGGCACAG ATATGGGAGGATATTTTGGGATTTGAAAATGCAGAATTCTATATAAAAAGATGGCCAGAATTGGATGGCATGCGGTTTGGGGATGTGTTAATCTCATTCCCTGATGCTGTGCCTTGCGGAGTGAAGCTTGCGTCAagatttggaagtatattaatgAATCCGGATGATGATTATGTTTTAAGAGAAGGTGATGAGATCCTTGTTATAGCAGAAGATGATGATACTTATGCACCTGCTCCTCTACCAGAG GTCCATAAGGGTTTTCTACCTAACGTTCCCACCCCTCCTAAATATCCAGAGAAAATTTTGTTCTGTGGTTGGCGACGTGACATCCACGATATGATAATG GTTCTAGAAGCATTTCTTGCTCCAGGTTCTGAATTGTGGATGTTCAATGAGGTGCCAGAGAAGGCGAGGGAGACAAAACTGACTGACGGTGGTATGGATATTCTTGGACTAACAAACATTAAACTTGTACACAAAGAAGGGAATGCTGTCATCCGGCGGCACTTAGAAAGCTTGCCTCTTGAGACCTTTGACTCT ATTTTAATTCTTGCAGATGAGTCGGTGGAGGACTCCATTGTACAATCGGATTCACGGTCCCTAGCTACACTTCTTCTAATTCGTGACGTTCAG TCCAAACGTCTTCCGTCGAAGGAGTCAAAATCACCTCTACATCACAATGGCTTCTCTCACAGCTCCTGGATCCGGAAGATGCAGCATGCATCGGACAAATCAATAATAATCAGTGAGATACTGGACTCAAGAACTAGAAACCTTGTATCTGTCTCCAAAATCAGCGATTACGTCCTGTCAAATGAACTTGTCAGTATGGCATTAGCAATGGTAGCAGAAGACAAGCAAATCAACAGAGTTCTCGAGGAACTTTTTGCTGAGGAG GGCAACGAGATGTGCATACGGTCTGCTGAGTTTTACCTGTACGAACAAGAGGAGTTGAGTTTCCTGGACATAATGGTGAGGGCTCGTGAGAGAGACGAGATTGTGATCGGCTACCGGCTTGCAAACACCGATGAGGCAATCATTAATCCAGAGCACAAGTCAGAGATTAAGAAGTGGTCTCTAGACGACGTGTTTGTTGTGATCGCGAAAGGTGACTGA
- the LOC109739544 gene encoding serine/threonine-protein kinase SAPK4, producing MEKYEAVRDIGSGNFGVARLMRNRETRELVAVKCIERGHRIDENVYREIINHRSLRHPNIIRFKEVVLTPTNLMIVMEFAAGGELFERICDRGRFSEDEARYFFQQLICGVSYCHHMQICHRDLKLENVLLDGSAAPRLKICDFGYSKSSVLHSRPKSAVGTPAYIAPEVLSRREYDGKLADVWSCGVTLYVMLVGGYPFEDQDDPKNIRKTIQRIMSVQYTIPDHVHISMECRQLMARIFVNVPSKRITMREIKSHPWFLKNLPRELTETAQAMYFRRDNAVPSFSEQTSEEIMKIVQEARTMPKSSRPSYGWGDEGSDDEEEKEEEERPEVVEEEEEDEYDKRVKEVHASGELRMSSLRIS from the exons ATGGAGAAGTACGAGGCGGTGCGGGACATCGGGTCGGGCAACTTCGgggtggcgcggctgatgcgcaACCGCGAGACCCGCGAGCTCGTCGCCGTCAAGTGCATCGAGCGCGGCCACCGG ATTGACGAGAATGTCTACAGGGAGATCATCAACCACCGCTCGCTGCGCCACCCCAACATCATCCGCTTCAAGGAG GTGGTACTGACGCCAACAAATCTTATGATTGTCATGGAGTTCGCAGCAGGTGGGGAGCTGTTTGAGCGAATCTGTGATCGTGGGCGCTTCAGTGAGGATGAG GCAAGGTATTTCTTTCAGCAGTTGATCTGTGGTGTGAGCTACTGCCATCACATG CAAATATGCCATAGAGATTTGAAGCTGGAGAATGTTCTCTTGGATGGCAGTGCAGCTCCACGGCTCAAAATATGTGATTTTGGCTACTCCAAG TCATCAGTACTGCATTCAAGGCCCAAATCAGCAGTGGGGACGCCAGCATATATTGCACCAGAGGTGCTATCCCGCCGGgagtatgatggaaag CTTGCAGATGTGTGGTCTTGTGGGGTGACTCTTTACGTCATGCTTGTGGGAGGCTATCCATTTGAAGACCAGGATGACCCAAAGAATATACGCAAGACCATTCAG CGAATAATGTCCGTGCAATATACTATACCTGATCATGTCCACATATCCATGGAATGCCGACAGCTTATGGCCCGTATCTTTGTTAACGTCCCATCGAAG AGAATCACGATGAGGGAGATAAAGAGCCACCCATGGTTCCTGAAGAACCTGCCAAGGGAGCTCACAGAGACGGCGCAGGCCATGTACTTCAGGAGGGATAATGCCGTGCCTTCTTTTTCAGAGCAGACTTCAGAAGAGATCATGAAGATTGTCCAGGAGGCAAGGACCATGCCAAAGTCATCCAGGCCAAGCTATGGTTGGGGCGATGAGGGTTCAGACGACGAGGAAGAGAAGGAAGAGGAAGAGAGACCAGAAGtggtggaggaggaagaggaggatgaGTACGACAAGAGGGTCAAGGAGGTTCATGCAAGCGGAGAGCTCCGCATGAGCTCGCTACGCATATCATGA